One window of the Runella slithyformis DSM 19594 genome contains the following:
- a CDS encoding MGMT family protein, with the protein MESKNFFNDVYDVVRQIPVGRVTSYGTIARFLGSALSARMVGWAMNACHGMPDVPAHRVVNRNGVLSGKHFFGSPTAMQELLEKEGVTVKNDNIVDFKNVFWDPATALL; encoded by the coding sequence TTGGAATCTAAAAACTTCTTCAACGATGTCTACGATGTAGTTCGGCAGATTCCCGTCGGACGGGTAACGTCCTACGGGACCATTGCCCGTTTTTTAGGTTCTGCCTTGAGCGCACGGATGGTGGGCTGGGCCATGAACGCCTGCCATGGCATGCCCGATGTTCCCGCTCACCGGGTGGTCAATCGCAACGGAGTGCTGTCGGGCAAGCATTTTTTCGGTTCTCCGACCGCCATGCAGGAGCTGTTGGAAAAAGAAGGGGTTACGGTAAAAAATGACAACATTGTCGACTTCAAAAACGTGTTTTGGGACCCTGCCACTGCGTTATTATAG
- a CDS encoding HIT family protein has translation MPSLFTRIVNGEIPCHKVAETNDFLAFLDVFPCAPGHTLVIPKQEVDYIFDLEDSLYEGLMKFSKQVAAVIEKAIPCKRIGVAVVGLEVPHAHVHLIPLNSMADMNFNNKLKMSHEELAEIAAKIREKL, from the coding sequence ATGCCTTCTCTATTCACACGTATTGTTAATGGCGAGATTCCTTGCCACAAGGTCGCCGAAACCAATGACTTTCTGGCGTTTCTGGACGTTTTTCCCTGCGCCCCCGGACACACCCTCGTGATTCCCAAGCAGGAAGTGGATTATATCTTCGATCTGGAAGACAGCCTGTACGAAGGATTGATGAAATTTTCAAAACAGGTGGCTGCCGTCATCGAAAAAGCCATTCCCTGCAAGCGCATCGGTGTGGCAGTGGTAGGACTGGAAGTGCCTCATGCCCACGTGCATCTGATTCCGCTCAACAGCATGGCGGATATGAACTTCAACAATAAACTCAAGATGAGTCACGAGGAATTGGCGGAAATTGCGGCGAAAATACGGGAGAAGTTGTAG
- a CDS encoding DUF3109 family protein: protein MIVIENTVISDDIADHFFVCDLAKCKGACCVEGDLGAPLAKEELPVLEEVYPQVKPYLTKKGIEAIEKTGLYEQDLDGDFVTTTVNGRECAYAIYDKKGILKCGIEQAYLDGKITFRKPISCYLYPIRVTKYDHFDALNYDRWHICNPACHHGRELGVPIYKFLKDPLITKYGNAWYEELVDKIESK from the coding sequence ATGATCGTAATTGAGAATACAGTCATCAGCGACGACATCGCTGACCATTTTTTTGTGTGTGATTTGGCCAAATGCAAAGGGGCGTGCTGTGTGGAAGGCGATCTGGGAGCCCCTTTGGCGAAGGAAGAACTGCCCGTTTTGGAAGAAGTATACCCGCAGGTAAAACCTTACTTAACCAAAAAAGGCATTGAAGCGATCGAAAAAACCGGGCTGTATGAGCAGGATTTGGACGGCGACTTTGTCACAACCACCGTCAACGGAAGAGAATGCGCTTATGCGATCTATGATAAAAAAGGAATCCTCAAATGCGGGATTGAACAGGCATATCTGGACGGCAAAATCACCTTTCGCAAGCCTATTTCCTGTTATCTATACCCCATACGAGTGACCAAATACGACCATTTTGATGCCCTTAACTACGACCGCTGGCACATATGCAATCCCGCCTGCCACCATGGTCGTGAACTGGGAGTACCCATCTACAAATTTTTAAAAGACCCTCTGATCACCAAATACGGTAATGCCTGGTACGAGGAGTTGGTCGATAAAATTGAAAGCAAATAG
- a CDS encoding RNA methyltransferase, with translation MISPRKVSMEELNRLSVEEYQIAPKHSFVFVLDDIRSLNNVGSVFRTSDAFRAEKIFLCGLTGTPPHRDITKTALGADESVEWEKCADVLELLARLKTEGYTIVALEQAEGSTQLQDFAPDQNQKYAFVLGNEVFGVNEEVVSQSDICLEIPQFGTKHSLNVSVSAGIVAWDYVSKTLKS, from the coding sequence ATGATTTCTCCGCGAAAAGTATCAATGGAAGAGCTTAACCGCCTTTCGGTGGAAGAGTACCAAATTGCTCCTAAACACTCATTTGTCTTTGTGCTGGATGATATTCGCAGTTTGAATAATGTCGGCTCGGTGTTTCGGACGTCGGATGCGTTTCGGGCGGAAAAAATTTTCCTCTGTGGCCTGACCGGCACGCCGCCTCACCGCGACATTACTAAAACCGCTTTGGGAGCCGATGAGTCTGTCGAATGGGAAAAGTGCGCTGATGTGCTGGAATTGCTCGCCCGGCTGAAAACCGAAGGCTATACCATCGTGGCCCTGGAACAGGCCGAAGGAAGTACACAATTGCAGGATTTTGCACCTGATCAGAATCAAAAATATGCCTTCGTGCTTGGAAATGAGGTGTTTGGCGTTAACGAAGAAGTGGTAAGCCAATCGGATATTTGCCTGGAAATCCCTCAATTCGGAACCAAACATTCACTCAATGTCTCGGTAAGTGCAGGGATCGTAGCGTGGGATTATGTTTCAAAAACACTGAAATCTTAA
- a CDS encoding 4Fe-4S binding protein produces MKANRTDVNAYFQHINEGIRTTLAGMKLTLKHLWQARRRRSNHNIRENDYFQEQNGMVTLQYPFETMPIPDNGRYRLHNEMDDCIVCDKCAKVCPVDCIDIEPIKATEEIGKASDGSPIRLYAAVFDIDMAKCCYCGLCTTVCPTECLTMTKTFDYSEFDVRDMNYHYSNLTPESAAEKKALYEQFLLEKEELKKQKAAPQVAETAPEPIAKPKPAFAPKRPAVSAPETAADSLPTVSAGESNEMPVKPKPSFAPKKPLADTPEPTAETSPTADVTPKPKPVFAPKKTASDNIQPDTANPPAVTGTETPPKPKPVFAPKKPVVPNSEVISDNPPASAPDVPATRPKPVFVPKKAVTAPVENQVPIVEKPKDTAAEANLSPAPPARPKPVFTPKKPIADTASAPVESAPEAAQNNVVPRKPKPVFVPKKPAAPSTEGNAPEATAKPQAAETKNIDSGEEKPKPKPIFKPTMRPKKED; encoded by the coding sequence TTGAAGGCTAACAGAACCGACGTGAACGCCTATTTTCAACATATCAACGAAGGTATCCGCACCACCCTGGCCGGCATGAAGCTGACGCTCAAACACCTGTGGCAGGCACGCCGGCGGCGCAGCAATCATAACATCCGCGAAAATGATTATTTTCAGGAACAAAACGGAATGGTGACACTTCAGTATCCGTTTGAAACCATGCCGATTCCCGACAATGGTCGATATCGTCTTCATAATGAAATGGATGACTGCATCGTGTGCGACAAATGCGCCAAGGTGTGTCCCGTAGACTGCATTGATATTGAACCCATCAAGGCCACGGAAGAGATCGGCAAAGCCTCCGACGGCTCGCCCATTCGACTGTATGCCGCTGTGTTTGACATCGACATGGCCAAGTGCTGCTACTGCGGACTTTGCACCACGGTATGCCCCACGGAATGCCTGACCATGACCAAGACGTTTGATTACAGTGAATTTGATGTTCGAGACATGAACTATCACTATTCAAACCTTACGCCCGAATCGGCAGCCGAGAAAAAAGCGCTGTACGAACAATTCCTGCTCGAAAAAGAAGAACTGAAAAAACAAAAAGCAGCGCCCCAAGTCGCTGAAACAGCCCCGGAGCCCATTGCGAAGCCTAAACCTGCCTTTGCGCCAAAGCGACCGGCCGTTTCCGCTCCGGAAACGGCCGCCGATAGTCTGCCGACGGTTTCTGCCGGCGAAAGCAATGAAATGCCCGTTAAGCCCAAGCCCTCCTTTGCCCCTAAAAAACCGCTGGCCGACACGCCGGAGCCGACCGCCGAAACCTCCCCTACGGCCGACGTGACGCCCAAACCAAAGCCTGTTTTTGCCCCAAAGAAAACGGCATCCGATAATATACAGCCCGACACGGCCAATCCGCCGGCGGTTACGGGCACAGAGACCCCCCCCAAACCCAAGCCTGTTTTTGCCCCCAAAAAACCGGTCGTTCCAAATTCAGAAGTTATATCCGACAACCCGCCGGCTTCGGCTCCCGACGTACCCGCTACGCGGCCTAAACCTGTTTTTGTTCCTAAAAAAGCGGTCACCGCGCCCGTCGAGAATCAGGTACCTATTGTCGAAAAACCCAAAGATACTGCCGCCGAAGCAAACCTTAGTCCTGCTCCGCCGGCACGGCCCAAACCCGTTTTTACGCCCAAGAAACCTATAGCTGACACCGCATCGGCACCGGTTGAGTCTGCGCCCGAAGCCGCCCAAAACAACGTTGTTCCACGCAAGCCTAAACCCGTTTTTGTTCCAAAAAAACCCGCAGCACCGTCAACCGAAGGCAATGCGCCTGAGGCCACGGCGAAGCCACAGGCTGCTGAAACAAAAAATATCGATTCAGGCGAGGAAAAACCCAAGCCTAAACCGATATTTAAACCTACCATGAGGCCAAAGAAAGAAGACTGA
- a CDS encoding O-methyltransferase, with the protein MDFLPAAIEAYALAHTSAESPLLAQLNRETHAKVLQSRMLSGHLQGRLLALFSTILRPRRILEIGTYTGYSALCLAEGLTDEGLLITIDINEELEAFTRSFFERSPLGHKIDFRIANAATLIPTLDETFDLVFIDADKLNYGLYYDLVFDKVRPGGVIIADNVLWSGKIVQTGRKIDKDTQALLDFNQKLHHDPRVSNVLLPVRDGLMIVWKH; encoded by the coding sequence ATGGATTTTCTTCCCGCAGCTATAGAAGCCTACGCGCTGGCGCATACGTCAGCCGAAAGTCCTCTGCTGGCGCAACTCAACCGAGAAACCCACGCCAAAGTACTTCAATCCCGCATGCTTTCGGGGCATTTACAGGGGCGACTCTTAGCGTTGTTTTCAACCATACTTCGGCCCCGCCGGATATTGGAGATCGGCACGTATACCGGTTATTCGGCCCTATGTCTGGCAGAAGGACTGACTGATGAAGGTTTATTGATCACCATCGATATAAACGAAGAGCTTGAAGCGTTTACGCGTTCTTTTTTTGAGCGTTCACCTCTCGGACACAAGATTGATTTCCGCATCGCCAATGCCGCCACCCTCATTCCCACGCTGGATGAGACCTTCGATTTGGTATTTATCGATGCCGACAAACTCAACTACGGATTGTACTATGATCTGGTGTTTGACAAAGTCCGTCCGGGTGGCGTCATCATCGCCGACAATGTACTTTGGAGCGGTAAAATTGTTCAAACAGGCCGAAAAATAGATAAGGATACTCAGGCACTCTTAGACTTTAATCAAAAACTCCACCATGATCCGCGGGTAAGCAATGTGTTGCTGCCGGTACGAGATGGGCTCATGATCGTGTGGAAACATTAA
- a CDS encoding IS5 family transposase — protein MPKIHFFTQAENLPPKAQRNPPIPKEKYRLTNWPEYNKALINRGFVTLWLNEKTLTQWYYQGPRTRGGLLRYSDQCIQAALALKAAFRLAFRQTQGLIQSLLAIMKIDIQVPSYSQLCRRQAHLQAFHTPQKPTDNQVKPIHLVVDSTGLKVYGEGEWKVRKHGADQRRTWRKLHLVADEATNTIHAVELTTHSISDAEMIKPLLADIEWPIAKLSADGAYDQVKVFDELEKHWIQPVIPPRSNAVIWTSENGNDLIHPRNEAVRQIRLVGIAAWKQQIGYHRRSKAETAMFRWKMIFGERLSARLVTNQQTEAQIKATCLNRFTRLGMPKTVKRLPT, from the coding sequence ATGCCAAAAATACACTTTTTTACCCAAGCCGAAAATTTACCGCCCAAGGCACAAAGAAATCCACCAATCCCCAAAGAAAAATACCGGTTAACCAACTGGCCTGAATATAATAAGGCATTGATTAACAGAGGCTTTGTCACCCTTTGGCTGAATGAAAAGACGTTGACTCAATGGTACTATCAAGGACCTCGTACTCGCGGCGGGCTATTGCGCTATTCAGATCAATGTATCCAAGCAGCCTTGGCTCTTAAAGCGGCCTTCCGGCTGGCCTTTCGACAAACACAAGGGTTGATTCAGAGTTTATTAGCGATTATGAAGATTGACATTCAAGTACCCAGCTACAGTCAGCTTTGTAGGCGACAGGCTCACCTACAGGCCTTCCATACCCCTCAAAAACCTACTGATAACCAAGTCAAACCGATTCATCTGGTAGTGGATAGTACGGGATTAAAAGTCTATGGCGAGGGTGAGTGGAAGGTACGCAAGCATGGAGCTGATCAACGGCGTACCTGGCGTAAACTGCATTTAGTAGCCGATGAAGCTACTAATACCATCCACGCTGTTGAGTTGACAACTCATTCCATCAGTGATGCTGAGATGATTAAGCCCTTACTGGCTGATATTGAATGGCCTATCGCTAAACTAAGTGCAGATGGAGCTTATGACCAAGTCAAAGTTTTTGACGAGTTAGAAAAGCACTGGATTCAGCCTGTGATACCGCCCCGATCCAACGCAGTCATCTGGACCAGTGAAAACGGAAATGATTTAATACACCCTCGTAATGAGGCCGTTCGTCAGATTCGTTTGGTGGGTATAGCAGCATGGAAACAGCAAATTGGCTACCATCGCCGGAGCAAAGCCGAGACGGCTATGTTTCGTTGGAAGATGATTTTCGGTGAACGGTTGTCGGCTCGATTGGTAACTAATCAACAGACCGAAGCCCAAATCAAAGCCACTTGCTTAAACCGATTCACCAGATTGGGTATGCCTAAGACAGTCAAACGGTTGCCAACATAA
- a CDS encoding LysM peptidoglycan-binding domain-containing protein: MKRTSTLTFFLSFFTLSSLSAQAPVVPVIPTSVGFAGMNIQIDQDARAIIQSDVKALLSNRKYWESKLDRCVMHFPIIEGILIDEDVPTDFKFLALQESGLQPDAVSASNAVGFWQFKRETAVDYGLRVDDMIDERKNISASTRAAAKYLKKSNTLFNNWIASLYSYYLGAGGISKNIPGEWSYAKEVKLTGKSDRYILRFLAHKIAVESAIDRYQTPVQTVLLEYPQAKGRTLQSIAAELNIDEATLRRENSWLNVNEIPNDRDYSLIVPVANDQLSATRTRIASAQKPNLRDNFAQKDIGFPVLVRAEGYSNDLLLYEINGLPGIMAGGNDNVETLARKAKISFSSFLRYNEMSERDPIVPGDVYYLAKKGKRAAVPFHTVREGESLWKVSQVYGIRVKYIVKNNRIDNRNQRPQTGRVLWLTKKRPRNTPVEVVDMPLEEWLPGNGKSQPRPGVQENSRSETAPVTSAKIPQNPSERKVYTPKMADTPPPVKTQPTETNESLGVEITDAASVPKKSTSTTDQPTKPTKRAPSFNPTDDDRVVIINDDEPVKRPVANKQTVKTAAGKQQMVVKNTPPAAPKEPVEEPIVIANEKPKPAAPAKPSPTTATANNKSLTHTVEPGQTFYSISKMYDVTVNDILYWNNLPQDAKLLSGQKLTIRPVGNTLSQQPKADEFVSHTVVQGETMFSISKKYGVKMDEIKEWNGLPDTGVKIGQQLKIKKQ, translated from the coding sequence ATGAAACGAACCTCAACCCTCACTTTCTTTCTTTCTTTCTTTACCCTTTCGTCCCTCTCGGCGCAGGCACCTGTTGTTCCGGTCATTCCCACAAGCGTCGGTTTTGCGGGCATGAATATTCAGATTGATCAAGATGCCCGTGCCATTATTCAATCGGACGTCAAAGCCCTGCTCAGCAACCGCAAGTATTGGGAATCTAAATTAGATCGCTGTGTGATGCACTTTCCCATTATTGAAGGCATTTTGATCGATGAAGATGTTCCTACAGACTTCAAATTTCTGGCATTGCAGGAAAGCGGGCTTCAACCCGATGCCGTTTCCGCTTCCAATGCGGTTGGCTTTTGGCAGTTCAAAAGAGAAACAGCCGTTGATTACGGCCTGCGCGTTGATGACATGATCGATGAGCGTAAGAACATTTCGGCTTCTACCCGGGCGGCGGCCAAGTATCTCAAAAAAAGCAATACGCTGTTTAACAACTGGATCGCTTCTTTGTACTCGTATTATCTGGGCGCGGGTGGCATCAGCAAAAATATTCCCGGTGAATGGTCTTATGCCAAAGAGGTAAAATTGACAGGGAAATCAGACCGCTACATTCTGCGTTTCCTGGCGCACAAAATTGCGGTCGAGTCTGCCATTGATCGCTATCAAACGCCCGTTCAGACCGTCCTGTTGGAATATCCTCAGGCCAAAGGAAGAACACTTCAGAGTATTGCGGCAGAGTTGAACATTGATGAAGCGACATTGCGCAGGGAAAACAGCTGGCTCAATGTTAATGAGATCCCCAACGACAGAGACTACTCTCTTATTGTTCCGGTAGCCAATGATCAGCTTTCGGCCACTCGCACTCGTATTGCATCGGCTCAAAAGCCCAATCTACGGGATAACTTCGCTCAAAAGGACATTGGCTTTCCGGTATTGGTTCGGGCCGAAGGGTACAGCAATGATCTGCTGCTGTATGAAATAAACGGCCTGCCGGGCATCATGGCCGGCGGCAACGATAATGTAGAGACCTTGGCCCGCAAGGCAAAGATCAGCTTCAGCAGTTTTCTGCGCTATAATGAAATGTCGGAGCGCGACCCCATTGTACCGGGCGATGTTTATTATTTGGCAAAAAAGGGTAAACGTGCCGCAGTGCCGTTTCACACCGTTCGGGAGGGAGAATCCCTTTGGAAGGTATCTCAGGTATACGGTATACGGGTAAAGTACATTGTAAAGAACAACCGTATCGACAATCGTAATCAACGCCCTCAAACAGGACGCGTACTGTGGCTCACCAAAAAGCGCCCGCGCAATACCCCCGTCGAAGTAGTCGATATGCCACTGGAAGAATGGTTGCCCGGAAATGGCAAATCACAGCCTCGCCCGGGAGTGCAGGAAAATTCCCGCAGCGAAACCGCTCCGGTAACGTCTGCTAAAATTCCGCAAAACCCCTCAGAACGTAAAGTATATACCCCAAAAATGGCCGATACCCCACCGCCCGTTAAGACACAGCCTACCGAAACGAATGAATCGCTTGGGGTAGAAATTACGGATGCGGCAAGCGTGCCCAAAAAAAGTACGTCTACAACCGACCAACCGACAAAGCCCACTAAACGAGCTCCTTCTTTCAATCCTACAGATGATGACCGCGTGGTAATCATCAACGACGACGAACCCGTAAAACGGCCTGTCGCCAATAAACAGACGGTTAAAACGGCCGCCGGAAAGCAGCAGATGGTTGTCAAAAATACCCCCCCCGCTGCACCGAAAGAGCCCGTGGAGGAGCCTATCGTTATTGCCAATGAAAAGCCTAAACCCGCTGCGCCGGCCAAGCCCTCTCCAACGACCGCAACAGCCAACAATAAGTCCTTGACGCACACCGTGGAGCCGGGCCAAACCTTTTACAGCATCTCCAAGATGTATGACGTAACGGTCAATGATATTCTATACTGGAACAATCTGCCGCAGGATGCCAAATTGCTGAGCGGACAGAAATTGACCATTCGGCCCGTTGGAAATACCCTTTCGCAGCAACCGAAAGCGGATGAGTTTGTAAGCCATACCGTAGTTCAGGGAGAAACAATGTTCAGTATCTCCAAAAAATATGGCGTAAAAATGGACGAAATCAAAGAATGGAACGGTTTGCCCGATACCGGAGTGAAGATCGGGCAACAACTGAAGATTAAAAAACAATGA
- a CDS encoding M16 family metallopeptidase, whose amino-acid sequence MEEYNLHTLPNGIRVVHKQVPHTQIAHWGIMLDIGSRDELPYQQGLAHFWEHMAFKGTQKRKSYHIINRLETVGGELNAYTTKEKVCFHASLLASHSDKAIELLSDISFHSIFPEKQIEKERGVILEEMAMYHDSPEDAIQDEFDEVVFQNHQLGKNILGTSETVRSFGRDDLQAFIAANLDTEHIVVSLVSNLPFKKAIKQAEKYLYDLPHCTTQRVRTSPELYVPQIIQTPRGMTQAQVAMGRPAYALMDDKRLPFFMLVNLLGGPGMNSRFNMTLREKYGLVYSIEANYAPFLDTGFLGVYFGTEPNNLERAMQLVNRELRLLREKPLTTIQLRNLKEQLMGQLAMSEESNQSFMLMMAKSILDTGKVDSLQEIFTEIDAVTAAQLQDIAQEMFDESQWSTLAFIPESE is encoded by the coding sequence ATGGAAGAATATAACTTACACACACTGCCTAATGGCATACGTGTCGTACACAAACAAGTACCTCATACTCAGATTGCCCATTGGGGCATCATGCTCGACATCGGCAGCCGCGATGAATTGCCGTATCAGCAGGGATTAGCGCATTTTTGGGAACACATGGCCTTTAAAGGCACCCAAAAACGCAAATCTTATCACATCATCAACCGGCTGGAAACCGTTGGCGGGGAGCTGAATGCGTACACCACCAAAGAGAAGGTCTGCTTTCATGCGTCGTTGCTTGCCTCGCACAGCGACAAGGCCATTGAGCTGCTTTCTGACATTTCATTTCATTCAATTTTTCCCGAAAAACAAATTGAGAAAGAACGGGGAGTAATATTAGAAGAAATGGCGATGTACCACGATTCGCCGGAAGATGCCATTCAGGATGAATTTGATGAAGTGGTTTTTCAAAATCATCAACTGGGCAAAAATATCCTCGGTACCTCCGAAACGGTTCGCTCCTTTGGGCGCGATGATCTACAAGCGTTTATTGCAGCCAACCTCGATACCGAACACATCGTGGTCTCACTGGTCAGCAATCTTCCTTTTAAAAAGGCAATCAAACAAGCCGAAAAGTACCTGTACGACCTCCCGCACTGCACTACGCAGCGGGTACGTACCTCTCCCGAACTATACGTACCTCAGATCATCCAAACGCCGCGCGGCATGACCCAGGCACAGGTAGCCATGGGCCGCCCTGCCTACGCGTTGATGGACGATAAACGGTTGCCGTTTTTTATGCTTGTCAACCTGCTGGGCGGACCGGGCATGAATTCCCGCTTCAACATGACCTTGCGGGAAAAATACGGACTGGTGTATTCCATTGAGGCCAATTACGCTCCTTTTTTAGATACCGGATTTCTGGGGGTTTATTTCGGGACGGAACCCAATAACCTGGAGCGAGCCATGCAACTCGTCAACCGGGAGCTGCGACTGCTGCGCGAAAAACCGCTCACTACCATCCAATTGCGCAATTTGAAAGAACAATTGATGGGGCAGCTGGCCATGTCGGAAGAAAGTAATCAAAGCTTCATGCTCATGATGGCCAAAAGTATTTTGGATACGGGAAAAGTGGACTCATTGCAGGAAATATTTACCGAAATTGACGCCGTTACGGCCGCTCAATTGCAGGATATTGCACAGGAAATGTTTGATGAAAGCCAATGGAGCACCCTCGCTTTTATTCCAGAAAGTGAGTAA
- a CDS encoding OmpA family protein, protein MRLFLCLILVVGSMWAQAQNEQWASKVLGFSSEYTGGNGQQYRAVQALGKPNKLPQGESGASAWRPELPDNGEEWLKVGFDTPLSIRQIAIAENAGAGCITSVIAYDTQNKEYTVYTGKPETTQRGAGMLRVWLPQLTAYKVTALKIVLDTKRVKEWNEIDAVAVSASEIPIEAKINLAKNVPKELKKENLGPNVNSKANEVAPVISPDGKTIYYTRFDHPDNLKSNEDYDVWFAEEKDGVWQKAQNMGAPVNNIRENSICYISPDDRTALLMNIYRPDGTLSKGVSVSRKNRNGWTFPQELRLQSYVNDHSFSGFYISPNGKAMVLSLQDANTKGGADLYVSFLQNDGTWSPPANMGADLNTADDEFTPFLATDNKSLYFTSDGRSGYGEMDIYVSRRLDESWTRWSEPENLGPAFNTSDYEAHFTIPASGSYAYFCSSENSLGEFDIFRVKLPESIRPIPTVMLQGSVVDELTKQAVAAEVIVEDMDQKQTPQRIDYDPAVGDFKIVLDTQKQYGLTAQRKGYQATGTIVDLTKEKQYREIRREVVLTPIEIGKKITLNTIRFAQSKFDLLPSSLPELDRLAQLMTENGSMEIRLEGHTDNVGDFDANVQLSKDRVEEVKRYLVTKNIATTRIQTKGYGPTRPIAANTNEQSRKLNRRVEFTILKM, encoded by the coding sequence ATGCGTCTTTTTCTTTGTCTGATTTTAGTAGTTGGCAGCATGTGGGCGCAGGCCCAAAATGAACAATGGGCCTCCAAAGTGCTGGGCTTTTCGTCGGAATATACCGGCGGAAACGGCCAACAATACCGGGCCGTTCAAGCCTTGGGAAAACCCAATAAACTGCCGCAGGGAGAAAGCGGTGCCTCTGCCTGGCGTCCCGAATTGCCCGATAACGGCGAAGAATGGCTTAAGGTAGGATTTGACACTCCGCTCTCCATCCGACAGATCGCCATTGCCGAGAACGCCGGCGCAGGATGCATTACCTCCGTTATAGCCTACGATACCCAAAACAAAGAATACACTGTGTATACCGGCAAGCCGGAAACGACCCAACGCGGCGCAGGAATGCTGCGCGTGTGGCTTCCTCAACTCACTGCGTACAAAGTAACAGCCCTTAAGATCGTACTTGATACCAAGCGGGTCAAAGAGTGGAATGAGATCGATGCCGTTGCCGTATCAGCGTCTGAAATACCCATTGAAGCGAAAATCAACTTGGCGAAAAATGTTCCGAAAGAACTGAAAAAAGAAAATCTGGGGCCCAACGTCAATTCCAAAGCCAACGAAGTGGCTCCGGTCATCTCTCCCGACGGAAAAACTATTTATTACACCCGTTTTGACCATCCTGACAATTTAAAATCCAACGAGGATTATGATGTTTGGTTTGCGGAAGAAAAAGACGGTGTTTGGCAAAAAGCCCAAAACATGGGAGCGCCCGTCAATAACATTCGGGAAAACTCCATCTGCTACATCTCGCCCGACGACCGTACCGCTTTATTGATGAATATTTACCGCCCCGACGGCACCCTTTCCAAAGGCGTATCCGTGAGTCGTAAAAATCGAAACGGCTGGACCTTCCCGCAGGAATTGCGCCTTCAAAGTTATGTGAATGACCATTCTTTTTCGGGATTTTACATCAGTCCCAACGGAAAAGCGATGGTTCTTTCGTTGCAGGATGCCAATACCAAAGGAGGAGCCGATCTCTACGTCTCCTTTTTACAAAATGACGGTACCTGGTCGCCGCCCGCAAACATGGGTGCCGACCTCAATACCGCCGATGATGAATTTACGCCTTTTCTCGCCACCGATAACAAAAGCCTCTATTTTACTTCCGATGGCCGCAGTGGTTACGGCGAAATGGATATTTACGTGAGCCGCCGCCTTGACGAAAGTTGGACCAGATGGTCAGAGCCCGAAAACCTGGGACCCGCGTTCAACACCTCCGACTACGAAGCGCACTTCACCATTCCGGCGTCGGGTTCATACGCGTATTTCTGTTCTTCCGAAAATTCATTGGGAGAGTTTGACATTTTTCGGGTGAAGCTCCCCGAGTCCATACGCCCTATTCCCACGGTGATGCTTCAGGGCAGCGTAGTGGATGAGCTTACCAAACAGGCCGTAGCAGCAGAAGTCATTGTGGAAGACATGGATCAGAAGCAAACCCCGCAGCGCATTGATTACGACCCGGCCGTGGGTGATTTCAAAATTGTACTGGATACCCAAAAGCAATACGGTCTTACCGCCCAACGTAAAGGCTATCAGGCCACCGGTACGATCGTGGACCTGACCAAAGAAAAGCAATACCGCGAAATACGACGGGAGGTTGTGTTGACACCCATTGAGATCGGCAAAAAAATAACCCTTAATACCATTCGGTTTGCCCAAAGTAAGTTTGACCTGCTCCCCTCTTCTCTGCCCGAGTTGGACCGCCTGGCCCAACTAATGACTGAAAACGGCAGCATGGAGATCCGGCTGGAAGGGCATACCGACAACGTGGGAGATTTTGACGCCAACGTTCAACTTTCCAAAGACCGCGTGGAAGAAGTAAAACGCTATTTGGTCACCAAAAACATCGCAACGACGCGCATTCAGACCAAAGGCTACGGGCCTACCCGCCCCATCGCCGCCAATACCAACGAACAAAGCCGCAAGCTGAACCGCCGTGTAGAGTTTACCATTCTTAAAATGTAG